In the Desulfuromonas sp. KJ2020 genome, CAAGATTCTGAATCCGGAAGGCCTCCGATTCAGCGATGAGTTTGTGCGCCACAAGATCCTGGACTCCGTGGGTGATTTCAGTCTCCTTGGCTACTCGATTCTCGGCCACTTCAAAACCTTCAAGGCGGGGCACGACATCAACCACAAGATCGTGGAAGAAATTCTGGCCTCCCCTGATTGCTGGAAGCTGGTCGAATTCTCCGAAGAAGATGTCCGCAATGCCCTCAATGCCAACTCGCCCGCCTATGCTACCGAACTGGCGATATCCAAGGCATAGAGTCAAAAAACCTTAGCATGGCAAGAGGCAACCTGGGTCAGGGTTGCCTCTTTTTGTTTGCAGCCAGCAGGTAAGACCTGATATTTTGTTTGAAATTATAGAGGTTTGAGATTACCCCTCAGTTTGCGGGAAAAATGTCGCCAGAAACAAAAAAACATAAAGACCCCATCCTAGAAACAAGGAAAAGACGCCGTGAGTGGATTCTTATCATTCTGGTCATCTGTCTTGTCCTGCTGTTCTCACGGTTTGAAACGCAGCTTTTTGAACTCACCGCTGGCGTACCCGTTTCCAACAGCATCCTGCTTCTGGCGTTAATCAACATCAACATTCTCTTCATTATCCTCCTGCTGTTCCTGATCTTCCGGAATTTATTCAAACTCATTCTCGAACGGCGTAAAAACGTGCCCGGCGCACGTCTGCGGTCCAAGCTGGTCATCGCGTTTGTTTCTCTTTCGCTGGTGCCCACGATGCTGCTTTTTTTCGTATCTGCGGGTTTCATCAACAACACCATTGAGAACTGGTTCAACAGCCAGATTGAGGCCTCCCTTCAGGAATCGCTGGATGTCGCTCAGACTTATTACAAAAACTCAGCCGCAAACGCCCTCTATTATGCAGAACAGCTCGCGCAGATCGTCAAGGAAGAGAAACTACTCAACCAGGAAAATCTGCCGAAGCTGGTGGAAGTCATCAAGCAAAAGCAGAAAGAATACAATCTGGGTATAGTTGAGGTATTTTCAAGCACTTACGAGGAGCTTGTTCGTGCCTCGAATCCCCAGGTTCCCGCTTCGGAATTCACGGATCCTGGCTCGGATAACATACGGGAAGCCCTCCAAGGCAACCGTTTCACGCGGATTACCCCTATTGGGAAAGCCGACCTCATCCGGGGCATCGTCCCTGTCTATTCCAATTGGAATCCCAACGATGTCGTTGGTGTGGTAGTCGTCAACTATTACGTGCCCTACAGTCTGGTCGCCAAGATGAAGGAAATTTCCTCATCGTTCGAACAGTACAAAAGCAGCAAATTGCTCAAAGGGCAGATACAGAAAAGCTATGTGGTCGTTCTCCTGCTAATCGCGCTGGTCATTATTTTCATGGCTACCTGGTTCGGATTCCATCTGGCCCGAGGCATTACCGTTCCCATCCAGGAACTTGCGGTAGCAACCAATAAAATTGCCGGGGGCGACCTCAATGTGAAGATCGACGTGCAAAGCGATGACGAAATTGGCACCCTGGTGCAGGCCTTTAATAAAATGACCGCGGACCTGCGCAAAAGTCGGGCTGCCATCAACAAGGCCAATCAGGAATTTCATGCTTCAAACCTGGAACTGGATCAGCGGCGCCGCTACATGGAGATTGTCCTCAAAAATGTGACCGCCGGTGTTATTTCACTCGACAAACAGGGGAACATCACTACGATCAACAAATCGGCCGAGCTTTTGCTGAGAATCAAAACGGGAAAAATTCTCGGAAAGAATTTCCGCGAGGTCGTTGACGCCAACCATCTGCCCATGATCAAGGATCTGCTCAAGGAGCTTATTTCCTCTGGGAAAGATTCGGTTCGCAAACAAATCACGGTTTCTATACAGGACAGCAAGATCACCCTGTTGGTCAACGTAACGACTCTTCGCGACGAGAATGGAGAATTCATGGGAACGGTCGTTGTTTTTGATGACTTGACCCATCTACTCAAAGCGCAGAGAATGGCGGCCTGGCGAGAGGTCGCACGCCGCATTGCCCACGAGATCAAAAACCCATTGACACCGATTCAGCTTTCCGCACAAAGATTGCGGAGACGATATCTCGACCGTTTTTCTAAAGACGACACTGTTTTTGACGAATGCACCATGATGATTGTGCGCCAGGTTGACGAACTTAAAAATCTCGTCAATGAATTTTCCAGCTTCGCTCGCATGCCAGCCAGCAACCCAACCCCGAACAACGTCAATGAAATACTTTCCGAGGCTATGCGACTCTATCAGGAGGCGCATAAAGAGATCACCTTTTCCTTTGAGCCTGATGCCAGCATGCCAGTTTTCAATCTGGATAGAGATCAAATCAAAAGAGCCTTTATCAACTTGCTCGACAACGCGGTGGGGGCCATCGGCGATGAAGGAAGCATCCACATGGAGTCAGCCTTCAACCCATCCTTGCAAATGGCTATCATTACCATCTCGGACTCGGGCTGCGGCATCCCGGCGGAAGACAAGCCGAGACTCTTTGAACCCTATTTTTCTACCAAGAAATCAGGGACCGGGCTCGGCCTGGCTATTGTTTCAACGATTATCGCCGATCACAATGGCTACATCCGGGTGCGGGACAACTACCCAAAGGGGACCAAGTTTATTGTCGAACTGCCTATTGGTGAAAATTCGGTAGCCGTTTAACCTTTGCCTCAAAAAATATCTGCAGGAAACCGATGAAAACAATCCTTATTGTTGACGATGAAGAGAGCATAAGAGAAAGCCTTAAAGGAATCTTCCAAGATGAAGGCTTCAGACCCCTGTTCGCTCAAAACGGTGAAGAAGCGCTGCAAGCTTTGCGTGAGGAAACCCCGGACCTTATCCTGCTTGATATCTGGATGCCCGGCATGGATGGGATCGAGACCTTACGTCGCATTCGGGAGGATTTCCCCGATCAACTGGTCGTCATGATGAGCGGGCACGGCACAATTGAGACTGCCGTCAAAGCCACAAAACTCGGGGCGTACGACTTTATCGAAAAACCACTTTCGTTGGAAAAGGTCCTGCTGTGTATTCAAAACGCCATACGGGTAACTCAACTTGTGCAGGAGAACCAATCCCTAAAGAGCAAAATCGATAAAGACAACGAAATGATCGGGGTAAGCAGCCATATCAAGGAGCTGAAACGACAGATTGCCATGGCGGCGCCCACCTCCGGTTGGGTTTTGATAACAGGCGAGAACGGTACGGGGAAGGAACTTGTGGCGCGCGAGATACACACCTTGTCCAATCGACGGGAAAAGCCCTTCGTGGAGGTGAACTGCGCGGCTATTCCGGAAGAATTGATTGAAAGTGAACTTTTCGGTCACGAAAAAGGGGCGTTTACTGGCGCAACAGCACAGCGTAAAGGCAAGTTTGACCTGGCCCACGAAGGAACCCTGTTCCTTGACGAAATCGGTGATATGAGCCTGAAAACCCAGGCCAAAGTCCTTCGCATATTGCAGGAAAAAAAATTCGAGCGCGTAGGCGGGCAAAGAACCATTGAAGTGGATGTGCGCGTGATAGCCGCCACGAACAAAAACCTTGAAGAAGAAATCCGCGCAGGCAATTTCAGGGAAGATCTATACTATCGCCTAAATGTCATCCCTTTCCACGTCCCTCCGTTGCGAGAAAGGGGCGAAGATATACCGCTTCTGGTCGAACACTTTCTGGAGTACTTCTGCGGTAAAGAGAGCAGAGCCATCAAAACCATGACGCCAGAGGCCATCAATTTACTCAAAAGTTATGCTTGGCCAGGCAACGTACGGGAATTAAAGAATATCATCGAACGCCTTGTCATAATGACTCCCGACGATGTCATTACTGCCAAGCATCTACCGGAAAGTATTACGGGTAAAGCCGGTTCAGCCGGAAAAGTTGCTGCCCTTGCAGCCGCGGAATATGCAACTTACAAAGAGGCTAAAGAGGAATTTGAGCGGGATTTTATCATCCAGAAGCTGGAAGAAAACGACTGGAATATTTCCAAAACCGCTGAAGCCATAGAAATAGAGCGATCCAACCTGCACCGAAAAATAAAAGCATTCGGGATTGAGCTACGCAAATAAAATAACCTGCGACTGAACCAGAAACACAAAAGCCCTCCACTTCGACATATCAAAATGGAGGGCTTTTTCTTTTCTAAAATAAAAACAGGGCCCCTAGATAAATAAGGGGCCCTGGGGTAAAAAATTTCGGCGGCGACCTACTTTCCCACACAGTCACCCGTGCAGTATCATCGGCGCGGCAGGGCTTAACTTCTGTGTTCGGGATGGGAACAGGTGTGACTCCTGCGCTATAGCCACCGAAAACCGTAAAACTGGTTTTCAATTGCCTAAGACTTCATAACGATGCGCGATTTGTTTGGGGCAACAATTCGATATATGGAAGCTCGGGGCGAGGCGAACCTCGCCCCTTGCTTCACGAAAACTTTTTATGGTCAAGCCTCACGGTCAATTAGTACCGGTTAGCTGAACACATTGCTGTGCGTACACACCCGGCCTATCAACGTTGTAGTCTCCAACGGACCTTCAGGGGATTGCTCCCAGGGAGATCTCGTCTTGAGGGGGGCTTCCCGCTTAGATGCTTTCAGCGGTTATCCTTTCCGAACGTAGCTACCCTGCCATTGCCACTGGCGTGACAACAGGAACACTAGTGGTTCGTCCATCCCGGTCCTCTCGTACTAAGGACAGATCCTCTCAAATCTCCTACGCCCACGGCAGATAGGGACCAAACTGTCTCACGACGTTTTAAACCCAGCTCGCGTACCACTTTAATTGGCGAACAGCCAAACCCTTGGGACCGACTTCAGCCCCAGGATGTGATGAGCCGACATCGAGGTGCCAAACCTCCCCGTCGATGTGAACTCTTGGGGGAGATAAGCCTGTTATCCCCGGAGTACCTTTTATCCGTTGAGCGACGGCCCTTCCATACAGAACCGCCGGATCACTAAGACCTGCTTTCGCACCTGCTCGACGTGTATGTCTTGCAGTCAAGCTCCCTTATGCCTTTGCACTCTACGGCTGGTTTCCAATCAGCCTGAGGGAACCTTCGCGCGCCTCCGTTACACTTTGGGAGGCGACCGCCCCAGTCAAACTACCCACCAGGCAGTGTCCCTGACCCGGATAACGGGTCTAGGTTAGACATCCAGAAGAACAAGGGTGGTATTTCAAGGACGACTCCACCGACACTGGCGTGCCAGCTTCAAAGTCTCCCACCTATCCTACACATGCTGTCCCGAATGTCACTGCCAAGCTGTAGTAAAGGTTCACGGGGTCTTTCCGTCTTGCCGCGGGTAATCGGCATCTTCACCGATAATTCAATTTCGCTGAGCCTCTGGTTGAGACAGTGCGGAAGTCGTTACGCCATTCGTGCAGGTCGGAACTTACCCGACAAGGAATTTCGCTACCTTAGGACCGTTATAGTTACGGCCGCCGTTTACCGGGGCTTCGGTTCAAAGCTTCGCTTGCGCTGACAAATCCCCTTAACCTTCCGGCACCGGGCAGGCGTCACACCCTATACTTCCTCTTGCGAGTTTGCAGAGTGCTGTGTTTTTAGTAAACAGTCGCTACCGCCATTTCACTGCGACCCCCTTCGGCTTCACGTGCGAATCGCTACACCTGATGGGGGCACACCTTCTCCCGAAGTTACGGTGTCATTTTGCCGA is a window encoding:
- a CDS encoding ATP-binding protein, whose translation is MSPETKKHKDPILETRKRRREWILIILVICLVLLFSRFETQLFELTAGVPVSNSILLLALININILFIILLLFLIFRNLFKLILERRKNVPGARLRSKLVIAFVSLSLVPTMLLFFVSAGFINNTIENWFNSQIEASLQESLDVAQTYYKNSAANALYYAEQLAQIVKEEKLLNQENLPKLVEVIKQKQKEYNLGIVEVFSSTYEELVRASNPQVPASEFTDPGSDNIREALQGNRFTRITPIGKADLIRGIVPVYSNWNPNDVVGVVVVNYYVPYSLVAKMKEISSSFEQYKSSKLLKGQIQKSYVVVLLLIALVIIFMATWFGFHLARGITVPIQELAVATNKIAGGDLNVKIDVQSDDEIGTLVQAFNKMTADLRKSRAAINKANQEFHASNLELDQRRRYMEIVLKNVTAGVISLDKQGNITTINKSAELLLRIKTGKILGKNFREVVDANHLPMIKDLLKELISSGKDSVRKQITVSIQDSKITLLVNVTTLRDENGEFMGTVVVFDDLTHLLKAQRMAAWREVARRIAHEIKNPLTPIQLSAQRLRRRYLDRFSKDDTVFDECTMMIVRQVDELKNLVNEFSSFARMPASNPTPNNVNEILSEAMRLYQEAHKEITFSFEPDASMPVFNLDRDQIKRAFINLLDNAVGAIGDEGSIHMESAFNPSLQMAIITISDSGCGIPAEDKPRLFEPYFSTKKSGTGLGLAIVSTIIADHNGYIRVRDNYPKGTKFIVELPIGENSVAV
- a CDS encoding sigma-54 dependent transcriptional regulator encodes the protein MKTILIVDDEESIRESLKGIFQDEGFRPLFAQNGEEALQALREETPDLILLDIWMPGMDGIETLRRIREDFPDQLVVMMSGHGTIETAVKATKLGAYDFIEKPLSLEKVLLCIQNAIRVTQLVQENQSLKSKIDKDNEMIGVSSHIKELKRQIAMAAPTSGWVLITGENGTGKELVAREIHTLSNRREKPFVEVNCAAIPEELIESELFGHEKGAFTGATAQRKGKFDLAHEGTLFLDEIGDMSLKTQAKVLRILQEKKFERVGGQRTIEVDVRVIAATNKNLEEEIRAGNFREDLYYRLNVIPFHVPPLRERGEDIPLLVEHFLEYFCGKESRAIKTMTPEAINLLKSYAWPGNVRELKNIIERLVIMTPDDVITAKHLPESITGKAGSAGKVAALAAAEYATYKEAKEEFERDFIIQKLEENDWNISKTAEAIEIERSNLHRKIKAFGIELRK